A region from the Streptosporangium sp. NBC_01756 genome encodes:
- a CDS encoding DNA cytosine methyltransferase, translating to MHPVKIVDLFAGPGGLDVAAEKLGVATVGVEWDAAACMTRRAAGLATVEGDVRRYGPSDFPEGDVLAGGPPCQTFTVAGTGAGRRALDEVLRFVKRMVAREDREEIDRDLAKLEDERTGLVLEPLRWALEAIDNKRNTAYRAIVLEQVPAVLPVWEAYAAALDGEGYKVDCGILRTEEYGVPQTRKRAVLIARKGDEKVTLPKPTHRPYRKGVPREAGDQSLAKWTTMADVLGRQSPFLVISNYGTGGDPKARGRRASWEPSATVTGKIRRNRVFSLDGAELERFSYAEAGSLQTFPVDYPWSGRDVGQQIGNAVPPKLAMHILCAAFSWGRPTEELLQSLTTWRSVRALEPPFPDRIVKADVELV from the coding sequence GTGCACCCTGTCAAGATCGTTGACTTGTTCGCCGGTCCGGGTGGACTCGATGTGGCAGCGGAGAAGCTCGGTGTCGCGACGGTGGGTGTGGAGTGGGATGCCGCAGCTTGTATGACGCGCCGCGCCGCTGGCCTTGCCACAGTGGAGGGCGACGTGCGCCGCTATGGTCCTTCCGACTTCCCTGAAGGGGATGTACTAGCGGGCGGACCACCGTGTCAAACTTTCACTGTTGCCGGCACAGGAGCTGGCCGTAGGGCACTCGACGAAGTACTGCGTTTCGTCAAGCGCATGGTCGCCCGAGAGGACCGAGAAGAGATCGATCGGGATCTGGCGAAGCTGGAGGACGAACGAACCGGCTTGGTTCTGGAACCTCTCCGCTGGGCCCTTGAAGCAATCGACAACAAAAGAAACACCGCTTATCGGGCGATTGTGCTTGAGCAGGTTCCCGCGGTTCTTCCGGTATGGGAGGCTTACGCAGCGGCTCTGGACGGTGAAGGTTACAAAGTGGACTGCGGCATCCTCCGGACGGAGGAGTATGGTGTTCCGCAGACTCGCAAGAGAGCTGTACTGATTGCTCGCAAGGGCGACGAAAAGGTGACCTTACCTAAACCTACGCACCGTCCTTATCGGAAGGGCGTCCCACGTGAGGCCGGCGATCAGAGCCTTGCGAAATGGACAACCATGGCAGATGTGCTTGGCCGGCAGTCACCGTTTCTCGTGATCTCGAACTACGGCACGGGCGGGGACCCCAAAGCCCGCGGCCGTCGTGCCTCATGGGAACCTTCGGCCACAGTTACCGGAAAGATCCGCCGCAACCGTGTCTTCTCTCTGGACGGCGCCGAATTGGAACGTTTCTCTTATGCAGAGGCGGGCAGCCTTCAAACGTTTCCTGTCGACTACCCGTGGTCAGGACGAGATGTGGGGCAGCAGATCGGAAACGCTGTCCCCCCGAAATTGGCCATGCACATTCTTTGTGCTGCATTTAGTTGGGGTCGTCCCACAGAGGAGCTATTGCAGAGTCTCACGACCTGGAGATCCGTAAGAGCCTTAGAACCGCCATTCCCTGACCGTATCGTCAAGGCAGACGTGGAGCTTGTCTGA
- a CDS encoding very short patch repair endonuclease — MQSNKGRDTKPELALRRAVHALGLRYRVAFRPVKSVRRSADLVFTKARVAVFMDGCFWHGCPIHHTIAATNAEFWAEKIRRTRERDAETNRILAEAGWRVFRVWEHEDPADAAERVAELVRRHRRPD, encoded by the coding sequence ATGCAATCTAACAAAGGGCGCGACACCAAACCCGAGCTGGCTCTGCGTCGGGCCGTACACGCCCTTGGTTTGCGCTATCGCGTAGCGTTCCGGCCGGTCAAGTCCGTGCGCCGGTCCGCCGACCTTGTGTTCACCAAAGCGAGGGTAGCGGTGTTCATGGACGGATGCTTCTGGCATGGCTGCCCGATCCACCACACCATTGCCGCCACCAACGCCGAATTCTGGGCGGAGAAGATCCGCCGTACCCGTGAACGTGACGCGGAGACAAACCGGATTCTGGCGGAGGCTGGGTGGCGTGTCTTCCGGGTCTGGGAACATGAGGATCCGGCGGATGCCGCCGAGCGCGTTGCCGAGCTGGTTCGTCGACACCGACGGCCTGACTAA
- a CDS encoding ATP-binding protein → MCFRDPASASARLSRLLGVLVRCSGKVNGPGGANTTGPARLKTARVEAEAAWPPRSGRTGADLPVISRCFPASRDQVRHARDFVAQLLGGGHPLCDDAVLLTSELATNAVEHATGPNSGPREFLVTVTFVEHGVLITVQDPGSAHIPCPRTPEPDAVGGRGLTLVNTLAVRWGFHRDSIGTVIWFELSPPA, encoded by the coding sequence GTGTGTTTTCGCGACCCGGCCAGCGCGTCCGCCCGGCTGTCGCGGCTGCTCGGCGTGCTCGTCCGGTGTTCCGGAAAGGTGAATGGCCCTGGCGGCGCGAACACCACCGGACCGGCACGGCTGAAGACGGCGCGGGTGGAGGCGGAAGCCGCATGGCCACCGCGCTCCGGCCGGACCGGGGCAGATCTGCCGGTGATCTCCCGCTGCTTCCCCGCCAGCCGCGACCAGGTCCGGCACGCCCGCGACTTCGTCGCCCAACTGCTTGGCGGCGGCCACCCGCTGTGTGACGACGCCGTACTGCTCACCAGCGAACTGGCCACCAACGCCGTCGAACACGCGACCGGACCAAACAGCGGACCACGGGAGTTCCTCGTCACCGTCACCTTCGTCGAACACGGCGTCCTCATCACCGTCCAGGACCCCGGCTCCGCACACATCCCCTGCCCGCGCACCCCCGAACCTGACGCCGTCGGCGGACGCGGCCTCACCCTCGTCAACACCCTCGCCGTCCGCTGGGGCTTTCACCGCGACTCCATCGGCACCGTCATCTGGTTCGAACTCAGCCCGCCCGCCTGA